From a single Triplophysa rosa linkage group LG1, Trosa_1v2, whole genome shotgun sequence genomic region:
- the shroom4 gene encoding protein Shroom4 isoform X1 — MDGVECTEVIMETVEQLVSFQHIHVQLNGGAPWGFTLKGGLEHGEPLIITKIEEGGKAALCKKLRVGDELVNINGSALYGSRQEALILIKGSYRILKIIVRRRTVPLIRPHSWHLAKLSEGPCTTGTGDNSDGPPAMQLHLTPFSVPWHSGGENSELSMQWGHISRHYSTDRSSSIGSMESLENPPHQGYYDSQLSPIDPVIFNNKRDSAYSSFSASSNTSDYTVPVKPEETNSMDNLLQGLGSSSRYPDRGQHSAARNLQEECESLKSKILSQRPKAKVRPSSYGCEEERGAPPQPPMRRDSFRATRSQSGVEDKRCVSAPVGIPSLDSCMVEDQPPIQEVLTGDVYLNGKQDSEQGSRLEPYYTFNSQRKSGRESEKKHSEDQSKSVENTSLERNIDEDLATQPAMHRHSAPEKLLDPQLCMMNHSSDRSDHSTSPTCQWSQSPLYLNEIVPDTAQGKWGASRCSTPGSLATSEPEDPRLDEETLDCGQNAWLQSENHTGNRFSEHTVRVDTHPDETRRGEVQADDGKDTKQSSKRQFRNSKSRRRSERFATNLRNEIQRKKAQLHKSRNSGGCDEETVEEEVTDLHTEVVVPLEKRENQQRAQTFTSPDPPTAPVQTSKPTPLQVPVHDTTHAEEHSRTRPVSYQTSQTQTQISERNRQACVHVVEESTPAGKPRRWRWTLERKLQPETPPANQQPTESKNKEATGQMCSGKAGTLRGRTSSSSGRLGRSDESDIPPFADRRRFFEETSRKLSQSVTNLSGLTSQNQRPDKPRQNHPSSPEPLESGPTNLGRRRFSYQGVVQDGTYIHSLDTSSQIMREQNDQDVMREVLIEREEKVREKEREQERIKEQEKLREQAREIERLSREREKEQQRLQEWEETQRLLQRGKEWESERDTVQSEHSISSNMVSHSSSHDVYRKQPSGTQVPSSHQLSEHYYSNTATNVQKHCSAFQPVIGQHNPYDGYHGKPAYKTRSYIPTEAHPVREQEQTKLNRKFSLTERDYRYRTAEGDVVPAYAGRSSHRVAVESAEEHPALFSPLRNRAMSENDIRVETQHPNHIPNTSVSRMRASTLGDLDENRVGIGEVKKKKGPPPPRPPPPKWEQFHKRRASHHNLFTSPPLYSSPSSSPPWPQQCPPCPPSVPKITRQRSYSLPPRDVSENHHCCCQEYSVAPPSPACTGRTFKPVALSPRERDVSPQNCDTRREFIQPSAQAEPCTRIPAHTSVVPKHEPRSTLVKPNFHEHQADWDRCHPHPFATQTATRSLEVPENSSSAVPVSPESYFSMNNYHQQAGFPGAAPKLHNVSSHGPSGAGDRNFPIETDIDEISENERAGEVDTRETDEKMEMQGFARPVIVLETDLDNMPAEEAPSTRITRGHRGSLVNSILEEEYGVSRKHLIGDLFPQSVKTEMSGESWRGGYPMSGGSLERPSRLGTSTTQVPRSTCYDTLPENSQFLARMREISERKEEEEEELNYKKQLMESLYKKLGVLREAQRGLQEDIRANAQLGEEVESLVLAICKPNEVDKYRMFIGDLDKVTSLLLSLSGRLLRVESALDCVDPETGHHERLQLLEKKKQLLVQMGEAQELKEHVDRREQAVGQVLGRCLTPEQMRDYGHFVKMKAALLVEQRQLEDKIRLGEEQLRGLRESLGLGYGHY; from the exons ACGCACTGTACCGCTGATCCGTCCCCACTCTTGGCACCTGGCGAAGCTGTCAGAGGGACCCTGCACCACGGGCACCGGTGACAACTCCGATGGCCCGCCGGCTATGCAGCTCCATCTCACACCTTTCAGTGTACCCTGGCACTCTGGAGGTGAAAACAG TGAGCTGTCCATGCAGTGGGGTCATATCTCCAGGCACTACAGCACAGACCGCAGCAGCTCAATAGGGAGTATGGAGAGTCTAGAGAATCCTCCTCACCAGGGATACTATGACAGTCAGCTCTCACCCATCGATCCGGTCATCTTCAACAACAAACGTGACTCCGCTTACAGCTCCTTCTCCGCCAGCTCTAACACATCTGATTATACGGTCCCGGTCAAACCTGAGGAGACCAACTCAATGGACAACCTTCTTCAGGGTCTGGGTTCCTCTAGCAGGTATCCAGACAGAGGCCAACATTCGGCCGCTAGAAACTTACAGGAAGAATGTGAAAGTCTTAAATCAAAGATACTGTCTCAGAGGCCCAAAGCTAAGGTTCGGCCGTCCTCCTACGGTTGCGAAGAGGAGCGAGGTGCACCACCTCAGCCACCCATGAGGAGGGATAGTTTCAGGGCTACCAGGAGCCAATCAGGTGTGGAAGATAAGCGATGTGTGTCTGCACCTGTTGGCATTCCGAGTCTGGACAGCTGCATGGTTGAAGATCAACCTCCAATCCAGGAAGTGTTGACTGGCGATGTTTATTTGAATGGAAAACAAGACAGCGAACAAGGGAGCAGATTAGAACCGTATTATACCTTCAACTCTCAAAGAAAATCAGgtagagagagtgagaaaaaaCACTCAGAGGACCAATCAAAATCTGTAGAGAATACCTCTTTGGAAAGGAACATAGATGAAGACTTAGCTACCCAGCCAGCCATGCACAGACACAGTGCCCCTGAGAAACTTCTAGACCCTCAGCTATGTATGATGAATCACTCCAGTGACAGAAGTGACCACTCCACATCTCCCACATGCCAGTGGTCACAGTCTCCTCTGTATCTCAATGAGATCGTCCCAGATACGGCCCAGGGTAAGTGGGGAGCAAGTAGGTGTTCCACACCAGGTTCACTAGCAACTTCAGAACCTGAGGATCCCAGGTTAGATGAAGAAACGCTTGATTGTGGACAGAATGCGTGGCTGCAGTCTGAAAATCATACGGGGAATAGGTTCTCTGAGCATACAGTTCGTGTGGACACCCACCCGGATGAGACCCGTAGAGGAGAAGTGCAGGCAGATGATGGCAAGGACACAAAGCAGTCCTCGAAGAGGCAGTTCCGCAACTCTAAATCACGCCGTAGAAGTGAACGTTTTGCCACCAACCTGCGAAATGAGATCCAGAGGAAGAAGGCTCAGCTTCATAAAAGTAGAAACTCTGGTGGTTGCGATGAGGAGACAGTGGAGGAGGAGGTTACAGATCTTCATACGGAGGTAGTCGTCCCTttagaaaagagagaaaatcaacAGAGAGCACAAACCTTTACAAGTCCAGACCCTCCAACAGCACCTGTGCAAACATCCAAACCAACACCTCTGCAAGTTCCAGTACATGATACCACACATGCTGAAGAACATTCCAGAACAAGGCCTGTGAGTTATCAAACTTCTCAGACACAAACCCAGATCTCTGAACGTAACAGACAAGCGTGTGTACATGTAGTGGAGGAGTCAACACCTGCAGGCAAACCACGGCGATGGCGCTGGACGCTAGAACGCAAGCTTCAACCAGAAACCCCACCGGCCAACCAGCAGCCCACAGAGAGTAAGAATAAAGAAGCGACCGGACAGATGTGTTCTGGAAAAGCAGGGACGTTGAGAGGAAGAACAAGTTCCTCTAGTGGTCGTTTAGGTCGATCAGACGAGTCCGACATTCCCCCCTTTGCGGACCGCAGGAGGTTTTTTGAGGAAACTAGCAGGAAGTTGAGTCAGTCTGTAACAAACTTATCAGGCTTGACGAGTCAAAACCAGAGACCAGACAAGCCAAGACAGAACCATCCATCCTCACCTGAGCCACTTGAGTCAGGGCCCACTAACCTAGGCCGACGGAGATTCTCGTACCAGGGTGTGGTCCAAGATGGAACCTACATCCACTCACTGGACACCAGCAGTCAGATTATGCGGGAACAGAACGACCAAGACGTTATGAGAGAGGTGTTGATAGAAAGAGAGGAGAAAGTGAGGGAGAAGGAACGAGAGCAAGAGAGAATTAAGGAGCAAGAGAAGCTTCGAGAACAAGCGAGGGAGATAGAAAGATTAAGTAGAGAAAGGGAGAAAGAGCAACAAAGACTTCAAGAATGGGAAGAGACGCAGAGACTGCTACAGAGAGGGAAAGAATGGGAGTCAGAGAGAGACACGGTTCAGTCAGAACACAGTATTAGCAGCAACATGGTTTCTCACTCTTCATCTCATGATGTCTATCGGAAGCAGCCATCCGGTACACAAGTCCCTTCCTCCCACCAGCTGTCAGAGCATTACTATAGCAACACTGCCACCAATGTCCAAAAGCACTGCTCAGCATTCCAGCCTGTGATTGGCCAGCATAATCCGTATGACGGCTACCACGGAAAACCAGCCTACAAGACCAGGAGCTACATCCCAACAGAG GCCCATCCGGTACGGGAACAggaacaaacaaaactaaacaggAAATTCAGTCTGACAGAGAG AGACTACAGGTACAGGACGGCAGAGGGTGATGTTGTTCCTGCCTATGCTGGTCGAAGCAGTCACAGGGTAGCCGTTGAAAGCGCCGAGGAGCATCCTGCATTATTTTCACCCCTTAGAAACCGTGCCATGTCAGAAAATGACATCCGTGTGGAGACACAACACCCAAATCACATTCCCAACACCAGTGTCAGCAGAATGCGTGCGTCCACTCTTGGCGACCTGGATGAGAATAGAGTAGGTATAGGtgaagtaaaaaagaaaaaaggaccACCACCTCCTCGTCCGCCACCTCCAAAATGGGAGCAGTTCCACAAGAGGCGAGCATCCCACCACAACCTCTTCACCTCCCCTCCACTCTATTCCTCCCCCTCTTCCTCTCCACCTTGGCCACAGCAGTGCCCACCCTGTCCCCCTAGTGTTCCTAAAATTACACGTCAGCGTTCCTATAGTCTTCCTCCTAGAGACGTTTCCGAGAACCATCACTGCTGCTGTCAGGAATACTCCGTAGCTCCACCCAGCCCTGCCTGTACAGGCCGCACTTTTAAACCTGTTGCCCTGTCTCCAAGGGAGAGAGACGTGTCACCTCAGAATTGTGACACGAGAAGAGAGTTTATTCAACCTTCAGCGCAAGCGGAGCCATGCACAAG AATTCCTGCCCATACTTCTGTCGTGCCAAAACATGAGCCTAGATCCACATTGGTAAAACCCAACTTTCATGAGCACCAAGCAGACTGGGATAGGTGTCATCCTCACCCTTTTGCTACACAAACCGCTACAAGATCTCTTGAAGTACCAGAAAACAGCTCATCAGCTGTACCCGTGTCTCCAGAATCCTACTTCTCCATGAACAACTACCACCAGCAAGCTGGCTTTCCTGGTGCAGCTCCCAAACTCCATAATGTTTCCTCTCACGGTCCATCTGGTGCTGGCGACAGAAACTTTCCCATAGAGACAGACATAGATGAGATCTCTGAGAATGAACGTGCCGGAGAAGTTGACACGCGGGAAACGGACGAAAAGATGGAGATGCAGGGTTTTGCCCGACCAGTTATTGTGTTGGAAACAGACCTTGACAACATGCCGGCAGAAGAGGCTCCATCAACAAGAATTACAAGAGGGCACAGGGGTTCCCTGGTGAATTCCATTCTGGAGGAGGAGTATGGAGTATCTAGAAAACATCTGATAGGAGATTTATTTCCTCAGAGTGTGAAGACAGAAATGAGTGGAGAGAGCTGGCGAGGAGGCTACCCTATGAGTGGAGGCTCTCTGGAGAG GCCTTCTAGACTGGGAACATCCACAACTCAAGTCCCACGGTCGACCTGTTATGACACATTACCTGAGAACTCCCAATTTCTTGCCAGGATGAGAGAGATCTCTGAAAGGAAagaggaggaagaagaagaacttaATTATAAG AAGCAGCTGATGGAGAGCCTTTATAAAAAGCTGGGTGTTCTCCGCGAGGCACAGAGGGGTCTTCAGGAGGACATACGGGCCAACGCTCAGCTGGGAGAAGAGGTGGAGAGCCTGGTTCTTGCTATCTGTAAGCCCAATGAGGTGGACAAGTACCGCATGTTCATTGGTGACCTGGACAAGGTGACCAGCCTGTTGCTGTCTCTTTCTGGAAGGCTTCTACGGGTGGAAAGCGCCCTGGACTGTGTCGATCCAGAGACTGGTCACCACGAGAGG CTACAACTTCTGGAGAAGAAAAAGCAGCTGTTGGTGCAGATGGGAGAGGCTCAGGAGCTCAAGGAACACGTGGACCGACGTGAGCAGGCTGTCGGCCAGGTCCTGGGTCGCTGCCTGACACCAGAACAGATGCGTGACTACGGTCACTTCGTGAAGATGAAAGCGGCTCTACTGGTAGAACAGAGGCAACTGGAGGACAAGATCAGGCTTGGGGAGGAGCAGCTCAGAGGACTTCGAGAGAGCCTGGGCCTGGGGTACGGCCATTACTGA
- the shroom4 gene encoding protein Shroom4 isoform X2, with translation MMNTRTGLIPDVYVQIEEGGKAALCKKLRVGDELVNINGSALYGSRQEALILIKGSYRILKIIVRRRTVPLIRPHSWHLAKLSEGPCTTGTGDNSDGPPAMQLHLTPFSVPWHSGGENSELSMQWGHISRHYSTDRSSSIGSMESLENPPHQGYYDSQLSPIDPVIFNNKRDSAYSSFSASSNTSDYTVPVKPEETNSMDNLLQGLGSSSRYPDRGQHSAARNLQEECESLKSKILSQRPKAKVRPSSYGCEEERGAPPQPPMRRDSFRATRSQSGVEDKRCVSAPVGIPSLDSCMVEDQPPIQEVLTGDVYLNGKQDSEQGSRLEPYYTFNSQRKSGRESEKKHSEDQSKSVENTSLERNIDEDLATQPAMHRHSAPEKLLDPQLCMMNHSSDRSDHSTSPTCQWSQSPLYLNEIVPDTAQGKWGASRCSTPGSLATSEPEDPRLDEETLDCGQNAWLQSENHTGNRFSEHTVRVDTHPDETRRGEVQADDGKDTKQSSKRQFRNSKSRRRSERFATNLRNEIQRKKAQLHKSRNSGGCDEETVEEEVTDLHTEVVVPLEKRENQQRAQTFTSPDPPTAPVQTSKPTPLQVPVHDTTHAEEHSRTRPVSYQTSQTQTQISERNRQACVHVVEESTPAGKPRRWRWTLERKLQPETPPANQQPTESKNKEATGQMCSGKAGTLRGRTSSSSGRLGRSDESDIPPFADRRRFFEETSRKLSQSVTNLSGLTSQNQRPDKPRQNHPSSPEPLESGPTNLGRRRFSYQGVVQDGTYIHSLDTSSQIMREQNDQDVMREVLIEREEKVREKEREQERIKEQEKLREQAREIERLSREREKEQQRLQEWEETQRLLQRGKEWESERDTVQSEHSISSNMVSHSSSHDVYRKQPSGTQVPSSHQLSEHYYSNTATNVQKHCSAFQPVIGQHNPYDGYHGKPAYKTRSYIPTEAHPVREQEQTKLNRKFSLTERDYRYRTAEGDVVPAYAGRSSHRVAVESAEEHPALFSPLRNRAMSENDIRVETQHPNHIPNTSVSRMRASTLGDLDENRVGIGEVKKKKGPPPPRPPPPKWEQFHKRRASHHNLFTSPPLYSSPSSSPPWPQQCPPCPPSVPKITRQRSYSLPPRDVSENHHCCCQEYSVAPPSPACTGRTFKPVALSPRERDVSPQNCDTRREFIQPSAQAEPCTRIPAHTSVVPKHEPRSTLVKPNFHEHQADWDRCHPHPFATQTATRSLEVPENSSSAVPVSPESYFSMNNYHQQAGFPGAAPKLHNVSSHGPSGAGDRNFPIETDIDEISENERAGEVDTRETDEKMEMQGFARPVIVLETDLDNMPAEEAPSTRITRGHRGSLVNSILEEEYGVSRKHLIGDLFPQSVKTEMSGESWRGGYPMSGGSLERPSRLGTSTTQVPRSTCYDTLPENSQFLARMREISERKEEEEEELNYKKQLMESLYKKLGVLREAQRGLQEDIRANAQLGEEVESLVLAICKPNEVDKYRMFIGDLDKVTSLLLSLSGRLLRVESALDCVDPETGHHERLQLLEKKKQLLVQMGEAQELKEHVDRREQAVGQVLGRCLTPEQMRDYGHFVKMKAALLVEQRQLEDKIRLGEEQLRGLRESLGLGYGHY, from the exons ACGCACTGTACCGCTGATCCGTCCCCACTCTTGGCACCTGGCGAAGCTGTCAGAGGGACCCTGCACCACGGGCACCGGTGACAACTCCGATGGCCCGCCGGCTATGCAGCTCCATCTCACACCTTTCAGTGTACCCTGGCACTCTGGAGGTGAAAACAG TGAGCTGTCCATGCAGTGGGGTCATATCTCCAGGCACTACAGCACAGACCGCAGCAGCTCAATAGGGAGTATGGAGAGTCTAGAGAATCCTCCTCACCAGGGATACTATGACAGTCAGCTCTCACCCATCGATCCGGTCATCTTCAACAACAAACGTGACTCCGCTTACAGCTCCTTCTCCGCCAGCTCTAACACATCTGATTATACGGTCCCGGTCAAACCTGAGGAGACCAACTCAATGGACAACCTTCTTCAGGGTCTGGGTTCCTCTAGCAGGTATCCAGACAGAGGCCAACATTCGGCCGCTAGAAACTTACAGGAAGAATGTGAAAGTCTTAAATCAAAGATACTGTCTCAGAGGCCCAAAGCTAAGGTTCGGCCGTCCTCCTACGGTTGCGAAGAGGAGCGAGGTGCACCACCTCAGCCACCCATGAGGAGGGATAGTTTCAGGGCTACCAGGAGCCAATCAGGTGTGGAAGATAAGCGATGTGTGTCTGCACCTGTTGGCATTCCGAGTCTGGACAGCTGCATGGTTGAAGATCAACCTCCAATCCAGGAAGTGTTGACTGGCGATGTTTATTTGAATGGAAAACAAGACAGCGAACAAGGGAGCAGATTAGAACCGTATTATACCTTCAACTCTCAAAGAAAATCAGgtagagagagtgagaaaaaaCACTCAGAGGACCAATCAAAATCTGTAGAGAATACCTCTTTGGAAAGGAACATAGATGAAGACTTAGCTACCCAGCCAGCCATGCACAGACACAGTGCCCCTGAGAAACTTCTAGACCCTCAGCTATGTATGATGAATCACTCCAGTGACAGAAGTGACCACTCCACATCTCCCACATGCCAGTGGTCACAGTCTCCTCTGTATCTCAATGAGATCGTCCCAGATACGGCCCAGGGTAAGTGGGGAGCAAGTAGGTGTTCCACACCAGGTTCACTAGCAACTTCAGAACCTGAGGATCCCAGGTTAGATGAAGAAACGCTTGATTGTGGACAGAATGCGTGGCTGCAGTCTGAAAATCATACGGGGAATAGGTTCTCTGAGCATACAGTTCGTGTGGACACCCACCCGGATGAGACCCGTAGAGGAGAAGTGCAGGCAGATGATGGCAAGGACACAAAGCAGTCCTCGAAGAGGCAGTTCCGCAACTCTAAATCACGCCGTAGAAGTGAACGTTTTGCCACCAACCTGCGAAATGAGATCCAGAGGAAGAAGGCTCAGCTTCATAAAAGTAGAAACTCTGGTGGTTGCGATGAGGAGACAGTGGAGGAGGAGGTTACAGATCTTCATACGGAGGTAGTCGTCCCTttagaaaagagagaaaatcaacAGAGAGCACAAACCTTTACAAGTCCAGACCCTCCAACAGCACCTGTGCAAACATCCAAACCAACACCTCTGCAAGTTCCAGTACATGATACCACACATGCTGAAGAACATTCCAGAACAAGGCCTGTGAGTTATCAAACTTCTCAGACACAAACCCAGATCTCTGAACGTAACAGACAAGCGTGTGTACATGTAGTGGAGGAGTCAACACCTGCAGGCAAACCACGGCGATGGCGCTGGACGCTAGAACGCAAGCTTCAACCAGAAACCCCACCGGCCAACCAGCAGCCCACAGAGAGTAAGAATAAAGAAGCGACCGGACAGATGTGTTCTGGAAAAGCAGGGACGTTGAGAGGAAGAACAAGTTCCTCTAGTGGTCGTTTAGGTCGATCAGACGAGTCCGACATTCCCCCCTTTGCGGACCGCAGGAGGTTTTTTGAGGAAACTAGCAGGAAGTTGAGTCAGTCTGTAACAAACTTATCAGGCTTGACGAGTCAAAACCAGAGACCAGACAAGCCAAGACAGAACCATCCATCCTCACCTGAGCCACTTGAGTCAGGGCCCACTAACCTAGGCCGACGGAGATTCTCGTACCAGGGTGTGGTCCAAGATGGAACCTACATCCACTCACTGGACACCAGCAGTCAGATTATGCGGGAACAGAACGACCAAGACGTTATGAGAGAGGTGTTGATAGAAAGAGAGGAGAAAGTGAGGGAGAAGGAACGAGAGCAAGAGAGAATTAAGGAGCAAGAGAAGCTTCGAGAACAAGCGAGGGAGATAGAAAGATTAAGTAGAGAAAGGGAGAAAGAGCAACAAAGACTTCAAGAATGGGAAGAGACGCAGAGACTGCTACAGAGAGGGAAAGAATGGGAGTCAGAGAGAGACACGGTTCAGTCAGAACACAGTATTAGCAGCAACATGGTTTCTCACTCTTCATCTCATGATGTCTATCGGAAGCAGCCATCCGGTACACAAGTCCCTTCCTCCCACCAGCTGTCAGAGCATTACTATAGCAACACTGCCACCAATGTCCAAAAGCACTGCTCAGCATTCCAGCCTGTGATTGGCCAGCATAATCCGTATGACGGCTACCACGGAAAACCAGCCTACAAGACCAGGAGCTACATCCCAACAGAG GCCCATCCGGTACGGGAACAggaacaaacaaaactaaacaggAAATTCAGTCTGACAGAGAG AGACTACAGGTACAGGACGGCAGAGGGTGATGTTGTTCCTGCCTATGCTGGTCGAAGCAGTCACAGGGTAGCCGTTGAAAGCGCCGAGGAGCATCCTGCATTATTTTCACCCCTTAGAAACCGTGCCATGTCAGAAAATGACATCCGTGTGGAGACACAACACCCAAATCACATTCCCAACACCAGTGTCAGCAGAATGCGTGCGTCCACTCTTGGCGACCTGGATGAGAATAGAGTAGGTATAGGtgaagtaaaaaagaaaaaaggaccACCACCTCCTCGTCCGCCACCTCCAAAATGGGAGCAGTTCCACAAGAGGCGAGCATCCCACCACAACCTCTTCACCTCCCCTCCACTCTATTCCTCCCCCTCTTCCTCTCCACCTTGGCCACAGCAGTGCCCACCCTGTCCCCCTAGTGTTCCTAAAATTACACGTCAGCGTTCCTATAGTCTTCCTCCTAGAGACGTTTCCGAGAACCATCACTGCTGCTGTCAGGAATACTCCGTAGCTCCACCCAGCCCTGCCTGTACAGGCCGCACTTTTAAACCTGTTGCCCTGTCTCCAAGGGAGAGAGACGTGTCACCTCAGAATTGTGACACGAGAAGAGAGTTTATTCAACCTTCAGCGCAAGCGGAGCCATGCACAAG AATTCCTGCCCATACTTCTGTCGTGCCAAAACATGAGCCTAGATCCACATTGGTAAAACCCAACTTTCATGAGCACCAAGCAGACTGGGATAGGTGTCATCCTCACCCTTTTGCTACACAAACCGCTACAAGATCTCTTGAAGTACCAGAAAACAGCTCATCAGCTGTACCCGTGTCTCCAGAATCCTACTTCTCCATGAACAACTACCACCAGCAAGCTGGCTTTCCTGGTGCAGCTCCCAAACTCCATAATGTTTCCTCTCACGGTCCATCTGGTGCTGGCGACAGAAACTTTCCCATAGAGACAGACATAGATGAGATCTCTGAGAATGAACGTGCCGGAGAAGTTGACACGCGGGAAACGGACGAAAAGATGGAGATGCAGGGTTTTGCCCGACCAGTTATTGTGTTGGAAACAGACCTTGACAACATGCCGGCAGAAGAGGCTCCATCAACAAGAATTACAAGAGGGCACAGGGGTTCCCTGGTGAATTCCATTCTGGAGGAGGAGTATGGAGTATCTAGAAAACATCTGATAGGAGATTTATTTCCTCAGAGTGTGAAGACAGAAATGAGTGGAGAGAGCTGGCGAGGAGGCTACCCTATGAGTGGAGGCTCTCTGGAGAG GCCTTCTAGACTGGGAACATCCACAACTCAAGTCCCACGGTCGACCTGTTATGACACATTACCTGAGAACTCCCAATTTCTTGCCAGGATGAGAGAGATCTCTGAAAGGAAagaggaggaagaagaagaacttaATTATAAG AAGCAGCTGATGGAGAGCCTTTATAAAAAGCTGGGTGTTCTCCGCGAGGCACAGAGGGGTCTTCAGGAGGACATACGGGCCAACGCTCAGCTGGGAGAAGAGGTGGAGAGCCTGGTTCTTGCTATCTGTAAGCCCAATGAGGTGGACAAGTACCGCATGTTCATTGGTGACCTGGACAAGGTGACCAGCCTGTTGCTGTCTCTTTCTGGAAGGCTTCTACGGGTGGAAAGCGCCCTGGACTGTGTCGATCCAGAGACTGGTCACCACGAGAGG CTACAACTTCTGGAGAAGAAAAAGCAGCTGTTGGTGCAGATGGGAGAGGCTCAGGAGCTCAAGGAACACGTGGACCGACGTGAGCAGGCTGTCGGCCAGGTCCTGGGTCGCTGCCTGACACCAGAACAGATGCGTGACTACGGTCACTTCGTGAAGATGAAAGCGGCTCTACTGGTAGAACAGAGGCAACTGGAGGACAAGATCAGGCTTGGGGAGGAGCAGCTCAGAGGACTTCGAGAGAGCCTGGGCCTGGGGTACGGCCATTACTGA